One region of Danio rerio strain Tuebingen ecotype United States chromosome 5, GRCz12tu, whole genome shotgun sequence genomic DNA includes:
- the stk36 gene encoding serine/threonine-protein kinase 36 isoform X1, with product MDQYHILEVIGEGSFGRVYKGRRKFSGQVVALKFIPKVGRSEKDLRSLKREIDIMRGLKHPNIVLLLDSFETEREVVVVTEYAEGELFQILEDDGSLPEKQVREIACQLVSALYYLHSHRILHRDMKPQNILLGKGGVVKLCDFGFARAMSVSTLVLTSIKGTPLYMSPELVEEKPYDHSTDLWSLGCILYELHTGAPPFYTNSIFQLVQLIVRDPVKWPDNMSQDCLSFLKGLLMKEPEKRLSWPDLLHHPFVADGVLMVSDEGSSNPLTVPPSPDVQALKHQQVAEKTTVRSGEGKLLGKARELREKEKTNRREVASGSAARCKTASAGGASNTGHSLGSTFSVYQNSSQPATNRHQANDNSVTRARSAPHKGQISRDYAREFPSVEVGPRQFLKRPGHVRTSLASVRMDSEEQDMDSDYEWQRLVELSDQGPVNASILQGLKIKLLQAKTQLLVRKGEETSSILLPLKVLRNIVQGCRIGDVETVGKELELPHLLFSLIEDVLNIPDLMQESQGETVLADLMSVLIMYLEKSPGWEIKGRRAEDLCQLFISVFLSGDPKRSALLAAAVLTLFTQRGVSVNVGIEKLTAVLGDVLTYTEAHNPLPAGWGLCDGLLSLILHRLAECESSSLLDFQQSDLWPCLWAKVNIMLQNTPSQSCHFSPNGLYMFLSLALLLFSSDPYTCVTLLSDNTTNCSSTLGHLLTTSCSASLLERGLFWGDSEINSLSVMSCHLLCIPFSLDLPLEKHLSVLQSYQSSNIVAGLVQMIQTIPIALVELPLCLLNRLLLSDPQHTTPCLITAAQASAFLPHGTESSDNGADHTQTQLKHSGNGVERSKSNGIVKKTKIDHIKGDIKSKKSLDRPTGDVDASRDKNSSQNAPSRNIRQTKVKSQAKTYPTKAMEHLRDASKIGHIEELMDSLEIHGSSAGLSPQQGCGISMLIDSLEEFRRSGDRPKTSIRSSPEEARTAGSLLALLLQSEALSGCAVELLILLSLLTRHPTYQSSFFLPVEFTQLRLALLHRDDGIRAACCSLLGHLGLCVIRVINEPKFDLFQDLLGCLCDPAPSVRRAACKAVGNWLNEIRKTSDNIPSKGLKSTTDMQTWSVQDKPRRTEGVRYMEADVWMQLAIGAARPLVSLLSDADNVIRQHCCGALANLAAFSGGDGALLNADAPGLILQTACNDSHHAVRRAAVATLRVFSQQNTLLQALRSLDAGRKLCRSSQSSLFQRDYQWLVSKLDGSVEGKT from the exons ATGGATCAGTACCATATTTTGGAGGTTATCGGAGAAGGGTCATTCGGACGAGTGTACAAAGGTCGCAGGAAGTTCAGCGGCCAG GTTGTGGCTTTGAAGTTCATTCCCAAAGTTGGCCGCTCAGAGAAGGACCTGCGCAGTTTGAAAAGAGAGATTGACATCATGAGGGGGCTTAAGCATCCCAACATAGTGCTGCTTTTAGACAGTTTTGAGACAGAGAGGGAG GTGGTGGTGGTGACAGAGTATGCAGAGGGGGAACTGTTTCAGATCCTGGAGGATGACGGGAGTTTACCTGAGAAGCAG GTGCGTGAAATAGCCTGCCAGCTTGTCTCTGCCTTGTATTATCTCCACTCACATCGCATTTTACACCGTGACATGAAACCACAAAACATCCTGCTGGGAAAAGGAGGAGTCGTGAAGCTGTGTGACTTTGG ATTTGCTCGTGCCATGAGTGTGTCTACTTTGGTGTTGACTTCTATTAAGGGAACGCCTCTCTACATGTCTCCGGAATTAGTAGAAGAAAAGCCTTATGACCACTCGACTGACCTTTGGTCTCTGGGCTGCATCCTCTATGAGCTCCACACGGGGGCGCCTCCGTTCTACACCAACTCCATCTTTCAGCTGGTGCAGCTCATAGTGAGAGATCCAGTCAAATGGCCAGACAACATGAGCCAAGACTGCTTG AGTTTTCTGAAGGGATTGTTGATGAAAGAGCCAGAGAAGAGACTGTCATGGCCTGACCTGCTCCATCACCCTTTTGTTGCAGATGGAGTTCTGA TGGTGTCAGATGAAGGTTCGAGTAACCCGCTCACTGTTCCACCCAGTCCAGACGTCCAGGCCCTCAAACACCAGCAGGTCGCAGAAAAAACAACAGTGCGCAGCGGAGAAGGCAAACTACTCGGCAAAGCCAGAGAGCTTCGAGAGAAAGAGAAGACTAACAGACGG GAGGTTGCGAGTGGAAGTGCTGCTCGCTGTAAGACAGCTTCAGCTGGAGGAGCATCCAACACCGGCCATTCATTGGGCAGCACCTTTTCAGTGTATCAAAATTCATCTCAGCCAGCAACCAATCGGCATCAAGCAAATGACAACAGTGTTACCAG GGCACGCTCAGCTCCACATAAAGGTCAGATCAGTAGAGACTATGCGAGGGAGTTTCCTTCAGTAGAGGTGGGACCCCGACAGTTTCTAAAGCGCCCTGGACATGTAAGGACAAGCCTGGCTTCTGTCCGGATGGACAGCGAG GAGCAGGATATGGACAGTGATTATGAGTGGCAGCGGTTGGTTGAATTGAGCGATCAGGGACCCGTGAATGCTTCTATCCTTCAGGGGTTAAAGATCAAGCTTCTGCAAGCCAAAACCCAG CTGCTGGTCAGGAAGGGTGAGGAGACCTCTTCAATTCTACTGCCACTGAAGGTCTTGAGAAACATTGTTCAGGGCTGCCGGATTGGAGATGTTGAAACTGTGGGAAAAGAGCTGGAACTGCCTCATCTTCTGTTCAGCCTTATTGAGGACGTCCTGAACATTCCAGATCTGATGCAG GAGTCGCAGGGTGAGACAGTATTGGCAGATCTGATGAGTGTCCTCATAATGTACCTGGAAAAGAGCCCGGGCTGGGAGATAAAGGGCAGAAG AGCTGAGGATCTCTGTCAgctatttatttcagtgtttctcAGCGGAGACCCAAAGCGCTCAGCG CTTTTGGCAGCAGCAGTCTTAACCTTGTTCACACAGCGCGGTGTGTCTGTGAATGTCGGTATAGAAAAGCTCACGGCCGTTTTGGGGGATGTTTTGACATACACAGAG gcTCATAACCCCTTACCTGCAGGTTGGGGCCTGTGTGATGGCCTTCTGTCACTGATTCTCCACAGGCTAGCTGAG TGTGAGAGCAGCTCACTGCTCGACTTTCAGCAGTCAGATCTGTGGCCCTGCCTGTGGGCTAAAGTGAACATCATGCTGCAAAACACACCATCCCAAAGCTGCCATTTCTCTCCTAATG GTCTGTATATGTTCCTCTCTCTGGCTTTATTGCTTTTCTCCAGCGATCCATACACCTGTGTGACTCTCCTATCAGATAACACCACAAACTGCTCCTCCACCCTCGGGCACCTTCTCACCACCAGTTG CAGCGCCTCATTGCTTGAACGTGGTCTTTTCTGGGGCGACTCAGAAATAAACAGCCTATCAGTGATGAGCTGTCATCTCCTCTGCATCCCCTTCTCTCTGGACTTGCCCCTGGAAAAACATCTGTCTGTTCTCCAGTCATATCAAAGCTCAAATATTGTTGCAGGTCTAGTACAG ATGATTCAGACTATTCCTATTGCCTTGGTGGAGCTTCCGTTGTGTCTTCTGAATCGTCTCCTGCTATCTGACCCACAACACACCACTCCGTGCCTTATCACTGCCGCCCAGGCCTCCGCTTTCCTCCCGCACGGCACAGAAAGCTCAGACAATGGAGCAGACCACACTCAGACTCAACTAAAGCACTCTGGGAATGGTGTTGAGCGAAGTAAGAGCAACGGAATTGTAAAGAAAACCAAGATTGATCATATCAAAGGAGACATCAAATCAAAAAAGAGCTTAGACCGACCCACAGGCGACGTAGATGCATCCAGGGACAAAAACAGTTCTCAAAACGCACCATCCAGAAATATTCGCCAAACCAAAGTCAAGAGTCAAGCCAAAACATATCCAACGAAGGCCATGGAGCATCTTAGAGATGCATCAAAGATAGGTCATATAGAGGAGCTCATGGACAGTCTGGAGATTCATGGGAGTTCTGCAGGACTCTCCCCTCAGCAAGGCTGCGGGATCAGCATGCTCATAGACAGTCTGGAGGAGTTCAGAAGAAGTGGCGATCGCCCTAAGACCTCGATTCGATCCTCGCCTGAGGAGGCCAGAACAGCAGGTTCTCTGTTGGCTCTGCTTCTACAAAGTGAAGCTCTCAGTGGGTGCGCAGTAGAACTTCTCATCCTTCTCTCTCTACTAACACGTCATCCCACCTATCAGTCGTCCTTCTTTCTTCCAGTCGAATTCACCCAACTGAGACTCGCATTGCTCCACCGAGATGATGGAATCCGAGCCGCCTGCTGTAGCTTGCTGGGCCACCTGGGTTTATGTGTGATACGGGTTATCAACGAACCAAAATTTGACCTGTTCCAGGACCTGTTAGGTTGCCTATGCGATCCTGCCCCGTCTGTTCGTAGAGCGGCCTGCAAGGCTGTGGGAAACTGGTTGAATGAAATCAGAAAAACCAGTGACAATATCCCTAGCAAAGGTCTCAAGAGTACAACTGACATGCAGACATGGTCAGTACAAGATAAACCGAGGAGGACGGAGGGCGTCAGGTATATGGAGGCGGACGTATGGATGCAGCTCGCCATAGGAGCCGCTCGTCCTCTGGTGTCTCTGCTGTCAGATGCTGATAATGTCATTCGACAGCACTGCTGTGGGGCCTTGGCTAATCTGGCTGCCTTCAGTGGAGGAGATGGAGCTCTTCTCAATGCAGACGCTCCAGGCTTGATTCTCCAGACTGCCTGTAATGATTCCCATCATGCAGTGCGACGGGCAGCTGTGGCCACTCTGCGTGTGTTTAGCCAGCAAAACACATTACTGCAG GCTCTGAGGTCTCTAGACGCGGGAAGAAAACTCTGTCGCTCATCCCAAAGCTCTTTATTTCAGAGGGATTATCAATGGCTTGTCAGCAAGTTGGACGGGTCAGTCGAAGGAAAAACATAA
- the stk36 gene encoding serine/threonine-protein kinase 36 isoform X5, protein MRGLKHPNIVLLLDSFETEREVVVVTEYAEGELFQILEDDGSLPEKQVREIACQLVSALYYLHSHRILHRDMKPQNILLGKGGVVKLCDFGFARAMSVSTLVLTSIKGTPLYMSPELVEEKPYDHSTDLWSLGCILYELHTGAPPFYTNSIFQLVQLIVRDPVKWPDNMSQDCLSFLKGLLMKEPEKRLSWPDLLHHPFVADGVLMVSDEGSSNPLTVPPSPDVQALKHQQVAEKTTVRSGEGKLLGKARELREKEKTNRREVASGSAARCKTASAGGASNTGHSLGSTFSVYQNSSQPATNRHQANDNSVTRARSAPHKGQISRDYAREFPSVEVGPRQFLKRPGHVRTSLASVRMDSEEQDMDSDYEWQRLVELSDQGPVNASILQGLKIKLLQAKTQLLVRKGEETSSILLPLKVLRNIVQGCRIGDVETVGKELELPHLLFSLIEDVLNIPDLMQESQGETVLADLMSVLIMYLEKSPGWEIKGRRAEDLCQLFISVFLSGDPKRSALLAAAVLTLFTQRGVSVNVGIEKLTAVLGDVLTYTEAHNPLPAGWGLCDGLLSLILHRLAECESSSLLDFQQSDLWPCLWAKVNIMLQNTPSQSCHFSPNGLYMFLSLALLLFSSDPYTCVTLLSDNTTNCSSTLGHLLTTSCASLLERGLFWGDSEINSLSVMSCHLLCIPFSLDLPLEKHLSVLQSYQSSNIVAGLVQMIQTIPIALVELPLCLLNRLLLSDPQHTTPCLITAAQASAFLPHGTESSDNGADHTQTQLKHSGNGVERSKSNGIVKKTKIDHIKGDIKSKKSLDRPTGDVDASRDKNSSQNAPSRNIRQTKVKSQAKTYPTKAMEHLRDASKIGHIEELMDSLEIHGSSAGLSPQQGCGISMLIDSLEEFRRSGDRPKTSIRSSPEEARTAGSLLALLLQSEALSGCAVELLILLSLLTRHPTYQSSFFLPVEFTQLRLALLHRDDGIRAACCSLLGHLGLCVIRVINEPKFDLFQDLLGCLCDPAPSVRRAACKAVGNWLNEIRKTSDNIPSKGLKSTTDMQTWSVQDKPRRTEGVRYMEADVWMQLAIGAARPLVSLLSDADNVIRQHCCGALANLAAFSGGDGALLNADAPGLILQTACNDSHHAVRRAAVATLRVFSQQNTLLQALRSLDAGRKLCRSSQSSLFQRDYQWLVSKLDGSVEGKT, encoded by the exons ATGAGGGGGCTTAAGCATCCCAACATAGTGCTGCTTTTAGACAGTTTTGAGACAGAGAGGGAG GTGGTGGTGGTGACAGAGTATGCAGAGGGGGAACTGTTTCAGATCCTGGAGGATGACGGGAGTTTACCTGAGAAGCAG GTGCGTGAAATAGCCTGCCAGCTTGTCTCTGCCTTGTATTATCTCCACTCACATCGCATTTTACACCGTGACATGAAACCACAAAACATCCTGCTGGGAAAAGGAGGAGTCGTGAAGCTGTGTGACTTTGG ATTTGCTCGTGCCATGAGTGTGTCTACTTTGGTGTTGACTTCTATTAAGGGAACGCCTCTCTACATGTCTCCGGAATTAGTAGAAGAAAAGCCTTATGACCACTCGACTGACCTTTGGTCTCTGGGCTGCATCCTCTATGAGCTCCACACGGGGGCGCCTCCGTTCTACACCAACTCCATCTTTCAGCTGGTGCAGCTCATAGTGAGAGATCCAGTCAAATGGCCAGACAACATGAGCCAAGACTGCTTG AGTTTTCTGAAGGGATTGTTGATGAAAGAGCCAGAGAAGAGACTGTCATGGCCTGACCTGCTCCATCACCCTTTTGTTGCAGATGGAGTTCTGA TGGTGTCAGATGAAGGTTCGAGTAACCCGCTCACTGTTCCACCCAGTCCAGACGTCCAGGCCCTCAAACACCAGCAGGTCGCAGAAAAAACAACAGTGCGCAGCGGAGAAGGCAAACTACTCGGCAAAGCCAGAGAGCTTCGAGAGAAAGAGAAGACTAACAGACGG GAGGTTGCGAGTGGAAGTGCTGCTCGCTGTAAGACAGCTTCAGCTGGAGGAGCATCCAACACCGGCCATTCATTGGGCAGCACCTTTTCAGTGTATCAAAATTCATCTCAGCCAGCAACCAATCGGCATCAAGCAAATGACAACAGTGTTACCAG GGCACGCTCAGCTCCACATAAAGGTCAGATCAGTAGAGACTATGCGAGGGAGTTTCCTTCAGTAGAGGTGGGACCCCGACAGTTTCTAAAGCGCCCTGGACATGTAAGGACAAGCCTGGCTTCTGTCCGGATGGACAGCGAG GAGCAGGATATGGACAGTGATTATGAGTGGCAGCGGTTGGTTGAATTGAGCGATCAGGGACCCGTGAATGCTTCTATCCTTCAGGGGTTAAAGATCAAGCTTCTGCAAGCCAAAACCCAG CTGCTGGTCAGGAAGGGTGAGGAGACCTCTTCAATTCTACTGCCACTGAAGGTCTTGAGAAACATTGTTCAGGGCTGCCGGATTGGAGATGTTGAAACTGTGGGAAAAGAGCTGGAACTGCCTCATCTTCTGTTCAGCCTTATTGAGGACGTCCTGAACATTCCAGATCTGATGCAG GAGTCGCAGGGTGAGACAGTATTGGCAGATCTGATGAGTGTCCTCATAATGTACCTGGAAAAGAGCCCGGGCTGGGAGATAAAGGGCAGAAG AGCTGAGGATCTCTGTCAgctatttatttcagtgtttctcAGCGGAGACCCAAAGCGCTCAGCG CTTTTGGCAGCAGCAGTCTTAACCTTGTTCACACAGCGCGGTGTGTCTGTGAATGTCGGTATAGAAAAGCTCACGGCCGTTTTGGGGGATGTTTTGACATACACAGAG gcTCATAACCCCTTACCTGCAGGTTGGGGCCTGTGTGATGGCCTTCTGTCACTGATTCTCCACAGGCTAGCTGAG TGTGAGAGCAGCTCACTGCTCGACTTTCAGCAGTCAGATCTGTGGCCCTGCCTGTGGGCTAAAGTGAACATCATGCTGCAAAACACACCATCCCAAAGCTGCCATTTCTCTCCTAATG GTCTGTATATGTTCCTCTCTCTGGCTTTATTGCTTTTCTCCAGCGATCCATACACCTGTGTGACTCTCCTATCAGATAACACCACAAACTGCTCCTCCACCCTCGGGCACCTTCTCACCACCAGTTG CGCCTCATTGCTTGAACGTGGTCTTTTCTGGGGCGACTCAGAAATAAACAGCCTATCAGTGATGAGCTGTCATCTCCTCTGCATCCCCTTCTCTCTGGACTTGCCCCTGGAAAAACATCTGTCTGTTCTCCAGTCATATCAAAGCTCAAATATTGTTGCAGGTCTAGTACAG ATGATTCAGACTATTCCTATTGCCTTGGTGGAGCTTCCGTTGTGTCTTCTGAATCGTCTCCTGCTATCTGACCCACAACACACCACTCCGTGCCTTATCACTGCCGCCCAGGCCTCCGCTTTCCTCCCGCACGGCACAGAAAGCTCAGACAATGGAGCAGACCACACTCAGACTCAACTAAAGCACTCTGGGAATGGTGTTGAGCGAAGTAAGAGCAACGGAATTGTAAAGAAAACCAAGATTGATCATATCAAAGGAGACATCAAATCAAAAAAGAGCTTAGACCGACCCACAGGCGACGTAGATGCATCCAGGGACAAAAACAGTTCTCAAAACGCACCATCCAGAAATATTCGCCAAACCAAAGTCAAGAGTCAAGCCAAAACATATCCAACGAAGGCCATGGAGCATCTTAGAGATGCATCAAAGATAGGTCATATAGAGGAGCTCATGGACAGTCTGGAGATTCATGGGAGTTCTGCAGGACTCTCCCCTCAGCAAGGCTGCGGGATCAGCATGCTCATAGACAGTCTGGAGGAGTTCAGAAGAAGTGGCGATCGCCCTAAGACCTCGATTCGATCCTCGCCTGAGGAGGCCAGAACAGCAGGTTCTCTGTTGGCTCTGCTTCTACAAAGTGAAGCTCTCAGTGGGTGCGCAGTAGAACTTCTCATCCTTCTCTCTCTACTAACACGTCATCCCACCTATCAGTCGTCCTTCTTTCTTCCAGTCGAATTCACCCAACTGAGACTCGCATTGCTCCACCGAGATGATGGAATCCGAGCCGCCTGCTGTAGCTTGCTGGGCCACCTGGGTTTATGTGTGATACGGGTTATCAACGAACCAAAATTTGACCTGTTCCAGGACCTGTTAGGTTGCCTATGCGATCCTGCCCCGTCTGTTCGTAGAGCGGCCTGCAAGGCTGTGGGAAACTGGTTGAATGAAATCAGAAAAACCAGTGACAATATCCCTAGCAAAGGTCTCAAGAGTACAACTGACATGCAGACATGGTCAGTACAAGATAAACCGAGGAGGACGGAGGGCGTCAGGTATATGGAGGCGGACGTATGGATGCAGCTCGCCATAGGAGCCGCTCGTCCTCTGGTGTCTCTGCTGTCAGATGCTGATAATGTCATTCGACAGCACTGCTGTGGGGCCTTGGCTAATCTGGCTGCCTTCAGTGGAGGAGATGGAGCTCTTCTCAATGCAGACGCTCCAGGCTTGATTCTCCAGACTGCCTGTAATGATTCCCATCATGCAGTGCGACGGGCAGCTGTGGCCACTCTGCGTGTGTTTAGCCAGCAAAACACATTACTGCAG GCTCTGAGGTCTCTAGACGCGGGAAGAAAACTCTGTCGCTCATCCCAAAGCTCTTTATTTCAGAGGGATTATCAATGGCTTGTCAGCAAGTTGGACGGGTCAGTCGAAGGAAAAACATAA
- the stk36 gene encoding serine/threonine-protein kinase 36 isoform X4, with the protein MRGLKHPNIVLLLDSFETEREVVVVTEYAEGELFQILEDDGSLPEKQVREIACQLVSALYYLHSHRILHRDMKPQNILLGKGGVVKLCDFGFARAMSVSTLVLTSIKGTPLYMSPELVEEKPYDHSTDLWSLGCILYELHTGAPPFYTNSIFQLVQLIVRDPVKWPDNMSQDCLSFLKGLLMKEPEKRLSWPDLLHHPFVADGVLMVSDEGSSNPLTVPPSPDVQALKHQQVAEKTTVRSGEGKLLGKARELREKEKTNRREVASGSAARCKTASAGGASNTGHSLGSTFSVYQNSSQPATNRHQANDNSVTRARSAPHKGQISRDYAREFPSVEVGPRQFLKRPGHVRTSLASVRMDSEEQDMDSDYEWQRLVELSDQGPVNASILQGLKIKLLQAKTQLLVRKGEETSSILLPLKVLRNIVQGCRIGDVETVGKELELPHLLFSLIEDVLNIPDLMQESQGETVLADLMSVLIMYLEKSPGWEIKGRRAEDLCQLFISVFLSGDPKRSALLAAAVLTLFTQRGVSVNVGIEKLTAVLGDVLTYTEAHNPLPAGWGLCDGLLSLILHRLAECESSSLLDFQQSDLWPCLWAKVNIMLQNTPSQSCHFSPNGLYMFLSLALLLFSSDPYTCVTLLSDNTTNCSSTLGHLLTTSCSASLLERGLFWGDSEINSLSVMSCHLLCIPFSLDLPLEKHLSVLQSYQSSNIVAGLVQMIQTIPIALVELPLCLLNRLLLSDPQHTTPCLITAAQASAFLPHGTESSDNGADHTQTQLKHSGNGVERSKSNGIVKKTKIDHIKGDIKSKKSLDRPTGDVDASRDKNSSQNAPSRNIRQTKVKSQAKTYPTKAMEHLRDASKIGHIEELMDSLEIHGSSAGLSPQQGCGISMLIDSLEEFRRSGDRPKTSIRSSPEEARTAGSLLALLLQSEALSGCAVELLILLSLLTRHPTYQSSFFLPVEFTQLRLALLHRDDGIRAACCSLLGHLGLCVIRVINEPKFDLFQDLLGCLCDPAPSVRRAACKAVGNWLNEIRKTSDNIPSKGLKSTTDMQTWSVQDKPRRTEGVRYMEADVWMQLAIGAARPLVSLLSDADNVIRQHCCGALANLAAFSGGDGALLNADAPGLILQTACNDSHHAVRRAAVATLRVFSQQNTLLQALRSLDAGRKLCRSSQSSLFQRDYQWLVSKLDGSVEGKT; encoded by the exons ATGAGGGGGCTTAAGCATCCCAACATAGTGCTGCTTTTAGACAGTTTTGAGACAGAGAGGGAG GTGGTGGTGGTGACAGAGTATGCAGAGGGGGAACTGTTTCAGATCCTGGAGGATGACGGGAGTTTACCTGAGAAGCAG GTGCGTGAAATAGCCTGCCAGCTTGTCTCTGCCTTGTATTATCTCCACTCACATCGCATTTTACACCGTGACATGAAACCACAAAACATCCTGCTGGGAAAAGGAGGAGTCGTGAAGCTGTGTGACTTTGG ATTTGCTCGTGCCATGAGTGTGTCTACTTTGGTGTTGACTTCTATTAAGGGAACGCCTCTCTACATGTCTCCGGAATTAGTAGAAGAAAAGCCTTATGACCACTCGACTGACCTTTGGTCTCTGGGCTGCATCCTCTATGAGCTCCACACGGGGGCGCCTCCGTTCTACACCAACTCCATCTTTCAGCTGGTGCAGCTCATAGTGAGAGATCCAGTCAAATGGCCAGACAACATGAGCCAAGACTGCTTG AGTTTTCTGAAGGGATTGTTGATGAAAGAGCCAGAGAAGAGACTGTCATGGCCTGACCTGCTCCATCACCCTTTTGTTGCAGATGGAGTTCTGA TGGTGTCAGATGAAGGTTCGAGTAACCCGCTCACTGTTCCACCCAGTCCAGACGTCCAGGCCCTCAAACACCAGCAGGTCGCAGAAAAAACAACAGTGCGCAGCGGAGAAGGCAAACTACTCGGCAAAGCCAGAGAGCTTCGAGAGAAAGAGAAGACTAACAGACGG GAGGTTGCGAGTGGAAGTGCTGCTCGCTGTAAGACAGCTTCAGCTGGAGGAGCATCCAACACCGGCCATTCATTGGGCAGCACCTTTTCAGTGTATCAAAATTCATCTCAGCCAGCAACCAATCGGCATCAAGCAAATGACAACAGTGTTACCAG GGCACGCTCAGCTCCACATAAAGGTCAGATCAGTAGAGACTATGCGAGGGAGTTTCCTTCAGTAGAGGTGGGACCCCGACAGTTTCTAAAGCGCCCTGGACATGTAAGGACAAGCCTGGCTTCTGTCCGGATGGACAGCGAG GAGCAGGATATGGACAGTGATTATGAGTGGCAGCGGTTGGTTGAATTGAGCGATCAGGGACCCGTGAATGCTTCTATCCTTCAGGGGTTAAAGATCAAGCTTCTGCAAGCCAAAACCCAG CTGCTGGTCAGGAAGGGTGAGGAGACCTCTTCAATTCTACTGCCACTGAAGGTCTTGAGAAACATTGTTCAGGGCTGCCGGATTGGAGATGTTGAAACTGTGGGAAAAGAGCTGGAACTGCCTCATCTTCTGTTCAGCCTTATTGAGGACGTCCTGAACATTCCAGATCTGATGCAG GAGTCGCAGGGTGAGACAGTATTGGCAGATCTGATGAGTGTCCTCATAATGTACCTGGAAAAGAGCCCGGGCTGGGAGATAAAGGGCAGAAG AGCTGAGGATCTCTGTCAgctatttatttcagtgtttctcAGCGGAGACCCAAAGCGCTCAGCG CTTTTGGCAGCAGCAGTCTTAACCTTGTTCACACAGCGCGGTGTGTCTGTGAATGTCGGTATAGAAAAGCTCACGGCCGTTTTGGGGGATGTTTTGACATACACAGAG gcTCATAACCCCTTACCTGCAGGTTGGGGCCTGTGTGATGGCCTTCTGTCACTGATTCTCCACAGGCTAGCTGAG TGTGAGAGCAGCTCACTGCTCGACTTTCAGCAGTCAGATCTGTGGCCCTGCCTGTGGGCTAAAGTGAACATCATGCTGCAAAACACACCATCCCAAAGCTGCCATTTCTCTCCTAATG GTCTGTATATGTTCCTCTCTCTGGCTTTATTGCTTTTCTCCAGCGATCCATACACCTGTGTGACTCTCCTATCAGATAACACCACAAACTGCTCCTCCACCCTCGGGCACCTTCTCACCACCAGTTG CAGCGCCTCATTGCTTGAACGTGGTCTTTTCTGGGGCGACTCAGAAATAAACAGCCTATCAGTGATGAGCTGTCATCTCCTCTGCATCCCCTTCTCTCTGGACTTGCCCCTGGAAAAACATCTGTCTGTTCTCCAGTCATATCAAAGCTCAAATATTGTTGCAGGTCTAGTACAG ATGATTCAGACTATTCCTATTGCCTTGGTGGAGCTTCCGTTGTGTCTTCTGAATCGTCTCCTGCTATCTGACCCACAACACACCACTCCGTGCCTTATCACTGCCGCCCAGGCCTCCGCTTTCCTCCCGCACGGCACAGAAAGCTCAGACAATGGAGCAGACCACACTCAGACTCAACTAAAGCACTCTGGGAATGGTGTTGAGCGAAGTAAGAGCAACGGAATTGTAAAGAAAACCAAGATTGATCATATCAAAGGAGACATCAAATCAAAAAAGAGCTTAGACCGACCCACAGGCGACGTAGATGCATCCAGGGACAAAAACAGTTCTCAAAACGCACCATCCAGAAATATTCGCCAAACCAAAGTCAAGAGTCAAGCCAAAACATATCCAACGAAGGCCATGGAGCATCTTAGAGATGCATCAAAGATAGGTCATATAGAGGAGCTCATGGACAGTCTGGAGATTCATGGGAGTTCTGCAGGACTCTCCCCTCAGCAAGGCTGCGGGATCAGCATGCTCATAGACAGTCTGGAGGAGTTCAGAAGAAGTGGCGATCGCCCTAAGACCTCGATTCGATCCTCGCCTGAGGAGGCCAGAACAGCAGGTTCTCTGTTGGCTCTGCTTCTACAAAGTGAAGCTCTCAGTGGGTGCGCAGTAGAACTTCTCATCCTTCTCTCTCTACTAACACGTCATCCCACCTATCAGTCGTCCTTCTTTCTTCCAGTCGAATTCACCCAACTGAGACTCGCATTGCTCCACCGAGATGATGGAATCCGAGCCGCCTGCTGTAGCTTGCTGGGCCACCTGGGTTTATGTGTGATACGGGTTATCAACGAACCAAAATTTGACCTGTTCCAGGACCTGTTAGGTTGCCTATGCGATCCTGCCCCGTCTGTTCGTAGAGCGGCCTGCAAGGCTGTGGGAAACTGGTTGAATGAAATCAGAAAAACCAGTGACAATATCCCTAGCAAAGGTCTCAAGAGTACAACTGACATGCAGACATGGTCAGTACAAGATAAACCGAGGAGGACGGAGGGCGTCAGGTATATGGAGGCGGACGTATGGATGCAGCTCGCCATAGGAGCCGCTCGTCCTCTGGTGTCTCTGCTGTCAGATGCTGATAATGTCATTCGACAGCACTGCTGTGGGGCCTTGGCTAATCTGGCTGCCTTCAGTGGAGGAGATGGAGCTCTTCTCAATGCAGACGCTCCAGGCTTGATTCTCCAGACTGCCTGTAATGATTCCCATCATGCAGTGCGACGGGCAGCTGTGGCCACTCTGCGTGTGTTTAGCCAGCAAAACACATTACTGCAG GCTCTGAGGTCTCTAGACGCGGGAAGAAAACTCTGTCGCTCATCCCAAAGCTCTTTATTTCAGAGGGATTATCAATGGCTTGTCAGCAAGTTGGACGGGTCAGTCGAAGGAAAAACATAA